GATCTCATTGGGTTGTCGCAACTGATTTGCCGCCGGGAGCGCTGATGGCTGCGATAAACACGCCTAGCGAGAAAGAATTCTTCGAACTTCCGGTAGCGGCCGTGGCAGCGACCGTGCGTCTTCGCGGACCGAAGGTTTGCGTCCTTCCCTTCGATGGCACACGCCGCTGGTTTCGCCTCGAACACACGCAGCGTGACGATTATATGCAGGCATCCTTGCGCCAATCTATTCGCATTTTTAGGATGCTGTTCGACCACGGCATCGAGACGGTAATTGCTCCGATGTTCAGTGAAGACCTTCGGGACCGTGGTGATCGATATATCGCAAGAGCAATCGACGGATTGGTTTTGCTTACCAACCACGTGGAAGTTCTGTCGCTGTATAAGGAGCATGATGTCCGTGTTCATTTCTATGGTGACTATCGAAGAACATTGGCCTCCACCGCCCGTGGGCAAGCTGTCGCCAGCCTATTCGATGACGTGACGGTCGCCACATCATCCAATGCCGAACACAGACTTTTCTTCGGCGTTTGTGGTAGCGACGCCACAGAAGCGGTTGCGCGGTTTTCAATCGCGTGGCACGAGACGCACGGTAGAACTCCCACGCGACGTGAGATTGTCGAAGGTTATTACGGCGAATATATCGAGAAGGCGGACATATTCATCGGATTCGAGCGTTTCAACGCGTACGATTTTCCGCTGCTCAACTCGGGGAAGACGAGTCTATATTTCGGCGTTGCTCCGTCATATTATATGACCGAAACGGCGCTGCGGAGCATCTTGTACGATCATATTTATCTTCGTCCCCTGCCTAAACCTGACTATTCGGCAATGTCGGACGATCAACTCGGTGTATTGCGCGATAGATATCGTGCCCAACGGGACAGGGTCGTCGGTGTGGGTTGTGTTCACGACGGACTTTGGTTCGCGGAGGGTTGATAGTGTGGAGACATTCACGAGGTTGCTGGCGAAAGCGGCGCTGGGCAACGGCGTTTCGAGTACATGCTATGACACGGCGTGGGTTGCCAGGCTGGGCCAGATCGATGCGGAGCTAGGCGACCTGGCCGTCGACTGGCTTTGTGAGCACCAGCTTCCCGACGGCTCTTGGGGGGCCGAGTACCCCTTTTGCTACGAAGATCGATTACTGTCCACGTTGGCCGCCGTGGTCAGCCTCACCTCGACGAGGCATCGGCGCACGTGCGCGGTTCAGGTGCAAAAGGGCTTGCTGGCCCTGAAGAACCTTACCTCCCCAGCTCGCGAAGGCCCGCGACTCGATATCAGGGACGCAACCGTCGGGTTCGAGTTGATCGCGCCGACGCTTATGGCCGAGGCCCAGCGACTTGGCCTTACCGTTCGTCGGGGGGAATCCATCCTCGGCGAGCTTGCCAGCGTACGCGAGAAGAAGCTCGGCAAACTCGCCGGGAAGAAAATTTCACGGCACCTCACTGCGGCTTTCTCGGTCGAGTTGGCCGGCCAGGACAAGCTCCAGATGTTGGATGTCGATAATCTGCAGGAGACGGATGGCTCGGTTAAGTATTCGCCATCGGCATCGGCCTACTTCGCGCTATATGTCAAACCGCGCGATGAGCGGGCCTTGGCTTACATTTCGTCAATAGTTCAAGCCCGCCGTGGCGGTGCACCGGCCATGTATCGAGCTGAGATCTTTGAAATTCTTTGGTGCCTTTGGAATCTATCGATTACGGATATAGACTTATCCGACCCGGAGGTCGGTCTTGCTTGCAAGCCCTATCTTGACTATGTCGAACAACGTTGGATCCCCGGTCGAGGGTTGGGGTGGACCGCAAATTCCATACTGGTAGATTGCGATAGCACGAGCGTCGCCTATGAAGTTCTGTCGAAGTTTGGCAGATCCCCGGATCTGGAAACTATTTTGCAATACGAAGAAGCGGACTGGTTCCGCACCTACTCTCACGAAGTCGGTCCCTCGGTGTCGACGAATATCCACGTGCTGGGTGCGTTGAAGCGGGCGGGTTACGACAAATGTCATCCACGAGTGCGAAAAGTTTTGAGTTTCATCCGATCAAGCAAGGATCACGGACGTTGGTGCTGGCGGGATAAATGGCACCGGTCGGCATATTACGCAACCGCACATTTGGTAATTGCGACCAGCAACTACGATGACGATCTATGCTCGGGTGCGATTGGGTGGATTCTTGATACGCAGCGATCCGACGGTTCGTGGGGATTTTTCGATGGTGCGGCGACCGCGGAAGAAACGGCGTATTGCATTCAAGCGCTGGTGTGTTGGCAACGGTTGAGCGGCACGTCCTTCGCGGCGCAGATCAATCGGGCAGGTGCGTGGTTATCGCAAAACCGCGAACCGCCGTACCCGCCGTTATGGACTGCAAAGACACTTTTCTGCGTGGAGACGGTAGTTAGAGCTGGCATCCTGAGCGCATTGCGGCTCGTCGAGGAGAGCAACCGATGCGGCTTCGGGTGAATGAGCGGTGGCCGGGGCAGTGCGTTCGTTGACCAGGGTTGCACCCGGCCCGGCGGCCCAAGCAACAATGGTGCGATGAGTGGCCCCAGTTCACCGGAGTCGCCGGCCTGCTATCGGCACCCCGGGCGGCGGACCTTTGTCCGCTGCACCCGATGTGATCGGTACATCTGTGGGGAGTGCATGCGGGTAGGTCCCGTGGGTCACCAGTGTGCGGAGTGCGTGCGAGAAGGCGCGCGGACCGTTCGGCAGCCCCGCACGCAATTCGGCGGGCGGCAGCGGTCGGCGACTCCGGTGGTCACCTACGCGCTGATCGCACTGAATGTGCTGGCTTTCGCCATGCAAACGACCGTGCTGGGTTTGGAACGGCAGCTCGTCCTATGGCCACCCGCGGTCGCCAGTGGCCAGCTGTACCGGCTGGTGACGTCGGCGTTCATGCACTACGGGGCGGTGCACCTGCTGTTGAACATGTGGGCGCTGTATGTGGTGGGCCCGCCGTTGGAGATGTGGCTCGGCCGGCTTCGCTTCGGTGCCCTGTACGCGTTGAGCGCACTGGGTGGCTCGGTGCTGGTCTATCTGATTGCGCCGCTGTCCACGGCGACGGCGGGGGCATCGGGCGCGGTGTTCGGTCTGTTCGGCGCCATCTTCATGGTGGCCAAGCGGCTCAATCTCGACATTCGTTGGGTCGTCATAATCATCGCGGTCAACTTGGCCTTCACCTTCTTCGCCCCAGGGGTCAGCTGGCAGGGACATGTCGGCGGGTTGGTAACGGGTGCCCTGCTCGCCGCGGCTTACGTCTACGCACCCAGGCAGCGCCGCAATTTGATCCAAGCCGCAGTGACGATCACCGTTTTGGTTGTGCTCGTCGTGCTGATCGGGTGGCGCACAGCTGATCTGCTCGCGCTGTTCGGTGGTCGCCTCAACCTGAGCTGAAGCATCCCAATGAGCAGGTGGATCGCTCACGTCGAGCGAACGCTGATTGAAGAGGTTCCCGCGCCGCCCGAGGAGGTTCGCGAATTCTATGCGGATCTGGACAACATCAGGCTGGTGCACCCGCTGATTCAGTCGGTGCGGTTGTTGGCCCGCAGCGAAACCTTGGGTGGCTGCCAGCGAAGTTATCGGGTAGTCGATCGAATTCCGCTGGGACCGTTCGCTATGCAGGTCGCTTACCACGCGCATCTGAGCGTCACCAGCCACGGCGAGGTGCACACGGAGGCCGCTCAGTTCCCGCGGGTGCGCCTATATGGAAGGGTAACCTTTGTCGGCACCGACGGCGGCACCCGCTTGACGGAGCGCATACGGATAGCCGCGCCCCGACCGCTGGCGTCGTGCACTACCCGCGCGGCGGTCAAAGCGCACCTCGCGATGCTGTCGGGCATCCGGTGTCACTTCGAATCACGTTGAACGGCTTTCCACTCGGACGTCAGCCCCCATTCGGACAGGTACTTTGTCGAGCTCCACCCTCCGTCGACGACGATCGTCTGGCCGTTGATGAAGGCGCCGCCGGGAGTGCACAAGAACGCCACCGTGCTGGCGACGTCGTCGACGGTGCCCAACCGCTGATGCGGTGTCATCTCGGCATTGATTCGCCTGAACCGCCGATCCTGCCAGCGACGTTCGGTCATGGGCGTCTGGATGACCCCGGGCGCCACTGCGTTGCAGCGGATTCCCTGCGCCCCGTATTGGCAGGCGATGTGGGTGGTCAGCGCGGTGAGCCCGCCCTTGGCCGCCGAGTAGGCGCCGCCGCGAAGCCCGCCTACGATGGCGAAGGTCGACGTGATGTTGATGATCGCGGACCCGGCCCGCATGTGTGGCAGCACTTCGCGCGCCAGGCGGAACGGCGCGCGCAGCATCACACCGAGGAAGTAGTCCAAGGCTGCGTCGTCGGTCTCGTGCAATGGTTTGGGACTGCCCACCCCAGCGCTGTTGATCAGGAAGTCGATCCGGCCCCATCGGGCGACGGCGGCGTCCGCAATCCGCTTGGGCGCGTCATCATCGGTGAGGTCGACGGCGTGGGTGGTCACCCGATCGGGATCGTTGATCGCTTCCGCCAATTCGGCGAGCCGGGCCTCATCGCGTCCCGTTGCCAACACGGCCAGGCCCATTTCGGCGAGCTTAGTGGCGCAACCGAAGCCGATTCCGCCGGTTGCTCCGGTGATGATCGCTACCTGCATGTCACTGCTCTGTCTTCATGAGCGCCGCCCTAATCTGGTGCTTCAGGATCTTTCCCGCATCGCTTTTCGGTAACACGTCCCAGATGACCACTTGCTCGGGCATTTTGAAGCGCGCAACGCCGCAGCCCTGCAGAAAGGCGCGCAGGCCGGCGATGTCCGGGCCGGGTTTGGCCGTGGGAACGACGACGGCGCACGCCCGTTCTCCGGTGCGGTCATCGGGTAGGCCTACGATGGCGATCTCGGCGATGTCGGGGTGGCCGGCCAGGATGTCCTCGACTTCCTTGGGTGAAATGTTCTCCCCGTTGCGGATGATGATGTCTTTGGTTCGCCCGGTAACGACCAGGTACTCGTCGTCGACCCAGCGGGCAAGGTCCCCGGTACGGAAGTATCCGTCGGCGTCGAAGGAGCCGGCCTCATCCGCCACCTGCTGGTAGCCCACCAACATTTGCGGCCCCCGCACCAGAACTTCCCCGGCACCGAGTTTGACATCGGCCAGGCCGATCCGGCCGTCGGTGTCGGCCGCGTGCTCGCCGTGCTGCGGCGCGCCTACCGTGGTGACCGGCACTTCGGTCGATCCGTACACCCGAGTCACGCTGGCCGATTCGAAATACGCTGCTGCCCTGCGTATTAACGACGGCGACACGGACGCGCCGCCGCATACGAACAGCTTGAGGTCGGGCAGCCGGGCACCCGTGCGCTGCGCGGCCGCGACCAGTTGCTCCAGGAACGGTGTTGCCGCAGCCATGTGTGTGCACCGTTCGGCCTGCATGAGGTGTACCGCATCGTCGGCGTTCCAGTGGTCCATCAGCACCGCGGTCGTGCCCAGCAGTAGCGGGCATTCGAACGCGTAAATGGAGCCGCCGATGTGTGCGATCGGCGACGCGACCAGGAACGCGTCGCCGCGCTCAACCAGCCAGTGATCGCGGATCTGGCAGATGAGTGCGTGGATCGAATTGTGGCTGTGCAAAACGCCTTTCGGTCGGCCAGTCGTTCCCGAGGTGTACAGAATCATGTGCACGCCGTCCGGGTCCAGGGCGGGCAACCGGGTAGGAGCCGCCCGCTGGGCGATCAGTGACTCGAATGGGATCTGGCCGGGGATCCGATCTGGACCCCAATCCCCGCGCACCACCACGACATCCGGCGGTGCCTCAAGCTGTGCGGTCACCCGGTTCAACATCGCCGGGTAGTCGTGCCGGCCGAATCGCGATGGGACAAAGACGATGCGGCTGTCCGCGTCTTGGAGGATGAACCGCAGTTCAGTCTCCCGCAGGGTCGGCAGGATAGGGTTGGCCACCATGCCCGCCAGCGTCGCCGCCAGGTAGATCACCGCGGCTTCGTGCCAGTTGGGCAGCATGAACGACACCACGCTGCTGGGCGGCACGCGTGCGTGCAGCGCTTGCGCCAGCGCCGTTGCCTGGTGGCCCAGGGTGCGACAGTCCAGCCGCTGATCGTCGTCGACCAACGCGACCCGCCGGGGTGTATGCTCAGCGGCTTCGCGCAGCGAATCGGCGAGCGTACGCCGAACCCACCAGCCGTGTGCGTAGGCGTCGGCGGCGCGCTCGTCATCCCAGCGAACCCATCGTCCGCCGATCAGCTTTCGGGCCCGATCCGTCGACATCGCGCGCCTATTGTCCGCCGTAAAGCGACAGCGCGGCCGAACTCGTAGCCCCGGTCGG
The nucleotide sequence above comes from Mycobacterium decipiens. Encoded proteins:
- a CDS encoding diterpene synthase; its protein translation is MNTPSEKEFFELPVAAVAATVRLRGPKVCVLPFDGTRRWFRLEHTQRDDYMQASLRQSIRIFRMLFDHGIETVIAPMFSEDLRDRGDRYIARAIDGLVLLTNHVEVLSLYKEHDVRVHFYGDYRRTLASTARGQAVASLFDDVTVATSSNAEHRLFFGVCGSDATEAVARFSIAWHETHGRTPTRREIVEGYYGEYIEKADIFIGFERFNAYDFPLLNSGKTSLYFGVAPSYYMTETALRSILYDHIYLRPLPKPDYSAMSDDQLGVLRDRYRAQRDRVVGVGCVHDGLWFAEG
- a CDS encoding prenyltransferase/squalene oxidase repeat-containing protein, which produces METFTRLLAKAALGNGVSSTCYDTAWVARLGQIDAELGDLAVDWLCEHQLPDGSWGAEYPFCYEDRLLSTLAAVVSLTSTRHRRTCAVQVQKGLLALKNLTSPAREGPRLDIRDATVGFELIAPTLMAEAQRLGLTVRRGESILGELASVREKKLGKLAGKKISRHLTAAFSVELAGQDKLQMLDVDNLQETDGSVKYSPSASAYFALYVKPRDERALAYISSIVQARRGGAPAMYRAEIFEILWCLWNLSITDIDLSDPEVGLACKPYLDYVEQRWIPGRGLGWTANSILVDCDSTSVAYEVLSKFGRSPDLETILQYEEADWFRTYSHEVGPSVSTNIHVLGALKRAGYDKCHPRVRKVLSFIRSSKDHGRWCWRDKWHRSAYYATAHLVIATSNYDDDLCSGAIGWILDTQRSDGSWGFFDGAATAEETAYCIQALVCWQRLSGTSFAAQINRAGAWLSQNREPPYPPLWTAKTLFCVETVVRAGILSALRLVEESNRCGFG
- a CDS encoding rhomboid family intramembrane serine protease, coding for MSGPSSPESPACYRHPGRRTFVRCTRCDRYICGECMRVGPVGHQCAECVREGARTVRQPRTQFGGRQRSATPVVTYALIALNVLAFAMQTTVLGLERQLVLWPPAVASGQLYRLVTSAFMHYGAVHLLLNMWALYVVGPPLEMWLGRLRFGALYALSALGGSVLVYLIAPLSTATAGASGAVFGLFGAIFMVAKRLNLDIRWVVIIIAVNLAFTFFAPGVSWQGHVGGLVTGALLAAAYVYAPRQRRNLIQAAVTITVLVVLVVLIGWRTADLLALFGGRLNLS
- a CDS encoding SRPBCC family protein, with protein sequence MSRWIAHVERTLIEEVPAPPEEVREFYADLDNIRLVHPLIQSVRLLARSETLGGCQRSYRVVDRIPLGPFAMQVAYHAHLSVTSHGEVHTEAAQFPRVRLYGRVTFVGTDGGTRLTERIRIAAPRPLASCTTRAAVKAHLAMLSGIRCHFESR
- a CDS encoding SDR family NAD(P)-dependent oxidoreductase, producing the protein MQVAIITGATGGIGFGCATKLAEMGLAVLATGRDEARLAELAEAINDPDRVTTHAVDLTDDDAPKRIADAAVARWGRIDFLINSAGVGSPKPLHETDDAALDYFLGVMLRAPFRLAREVLPHMRAGSAIINITSTFAIVGGLRGGAYSAAKGGLTALTTHIACQYGAQGIRCNAVAPGVIQTPMTERRWQDRRFRRINAEMTPHQRLGTVDDVASTVAFLCTPGGAFINGQTIVVDGGWSSTKYLSEWGLTSEWKAVQRDSK
- a CDS encoding AMP-binding protein, with product MSTDRARKLIGGRWVRWDDERAADAYAHGWWVRRTLADSLREAAEHTPRRVALVDDDQRLDCRTLGHQATALAQALHARVPPSSVVSFMLPNWHEAAVIYLAATLAGMVANPILPTLRETELRFILQDADSRIVFVPSRFGRHDYPAMLNRVTAQLEAPPDVVVVRGDWGPDRIPGQIPFESLIAQRAAPTRLPALDPDGVHMILYTSGTTGRPKGVLHSHNSIHALICQIRDHWLVERGDAFLVASPIAHIGGSIYAFECPLLLGTTAVLMDHWNADDAVHLMQAERCTHMAAATPFLEQLVAAAQRTGARLPDLKLFVCGGASVSPSLIRRAAAYFESASVTRVYGSTEVPVTTVGAPQHGEHAADTDGRIGLADVKLGAGEVLVRGPQMLVGYQQVADEAGSFDADGYFRTGDLARWVDDEYLVVTGRTKDIIIRNGENISPKEVEDILAGHPDIAEIAIVGLPDDRTGERACAVVVPTAKPGPDIAGLRAFLQGCGVARFKMPEQVVIWDVLPKSDAGKILKHQIRAALMKTEQ